CGGCGTCCTCGACCGCCACGGTGCGCTGCACGCCGCTCTTGGCGGGGTAGTCGAATTCAACCGCATCACGATGCACGGTCACGTGGTCACACAGCAGGGTGGCAATTCCGTAGGACTCGTGTTCCTCGGCGTATTGCTCGCCTCCTGAGCGGAAGTAGCCTCGGTCCAGCAAGCGCAGCCCCAGCGCCAGCACGCGCTCCCGCGACGCACCACGGCGGCTGAGGTCATCCACGATGCGAACGCGGAAATCCGGCAACCGGGTCGACAGGTCGAGGACGCGGTCGAACTTCTCCTCGGCGCGTTCCTGCTGCCACGCGGAATGGTAGAGATACTGGCGTCGTCCGGCGGCGTCGGTGCCGACGGCCTGGATGTGGTCGTTGGGGTGCGGCGAGATCCACACCTTCTGCCATGCCGGTGGAATGACCAGCTCCTTGATCCGCTGCCGGGCGGCATCGTCGGCCAACAGGTTGCCGTCGGGGCCGTAATAGGTGAAACCCGTGCCCCGGCGTTTGCGCGCGATCCCGGGCCCGCCGAGCGCGCTTCGACGCAGCCGCATCCTCGCCTCCCAGTCCTATTGGCTGACTGGGAATTACCCGCCCCCGAGATGATTCACACCAGCTGCTCGCAAATGCAAAACGACCCGCCACGGCTTGGTGGCGGGTCGTTGCTGGCGCAATCAGCCGGCCATGAACTCGTGGTAGGCCGATTCCAGATTGCCCGGCAGCGCCGATACGTTGCACTGACGCTCGGTGTCCCCGATCGGCGACAGGATCCCGCGCAGGTCGTAGTACTCCTGCGGATGCGCGGTGAAGTAGCCGCGCAGGTTCGACGCGGCCTCCGCCCGTGGCTGTCCGTAAGCGGCACTGACCACCTGGTTGGCTCCCGGGTGAGCGGCGAGGTACTGCTCTGCCGCGCCCTGCACCGAGGAAACCGTGGCGTTGACGCCTGCGGGGCTGCAGTCGGGTGCCGCAACCGCCGCGGGTGCGGCGACGATGCCGATGGCCATTCCCCCGAGCAGGCAGCCGGCGCTGATGCCGGCGACTCGCCGCCGCGCGACGATACTGCTGGAATTCATGATCAGTGTTGTCCTTCGAATCGGTCCCAGTGGATTCGCGGGGACTCCCGATTCCCCTGAATCCAAGGTAGCTGAGTTACACGCCGGCAATGCTGGGCCGGCGCCAGTAGCTAACGGCCGGATCGACGGCAGGTCTCGTCGCTATCGCGTCCATACAGTAAACACTGCCACGTCGTGACCTAATCGTGACCAGCTGAGGCGGGTACCAGCAAAATCCCCTTACGGTTCCAAATGGGCATCGATTACCCCGGAATACCTCACGGCAAAGATATCCGTCGTTGCCAGCTGGCGCGCGCTGCGGTGCGGTCGGGGCTTATCAATGATGCGGAACAACGGAGTTGGCCAGCTGTGCGCCGATCGCGACCGCGACGATGATCAATAGCAGTGCGATGGTTGGCCACACCCACATGATCCGCTTGCGCGCCGCCGCGATGATGATGCCGCCGACGGCGACGATCGCCGCGATCCCGACGCCACCCCACGTCACCGCGTAGGCCCAGTCGAGGGCCGACGTGTCGCAGTTCTTGCCGGTGCACGAATCGGTGGCCATCACGAAAAAGAAGGAATACGAAACGGAGAGAACCCCGGCGATCGCCGCGAGCACGAACAGGATGATTGTGGCGACGGTGTCGGCCTTCGAGCGCTGGTTTGTCTGTGGTGCCGTCATGTATCAGCTATGCCCAATCGGCGCCTCAGTAATCACGCGGTAAAGGCGCGACCATCATCTCGACCTGGGCCCGGCTGAGCACGGTGATACTGCCGTCGGGTAGACCGAGAACGCGGTCGACGGCCAGCCCGTGCAGCTTGAACCTGGCGGTCAACACATCGATGGCATGCTCCCTGCCAGGGGCGTCGGTGGCGTCGACGATCTGGACCACATTGGAGCTGGTGCGTGCGGCCAGGCCCTGAATGATGTCGGCGACACCTTCAGGATCGAAGGTGTGGAAGACGCCCTCGGCTACTCCGTCGGCGATCACTCGCGTCAGGAACGGTCGGCTCAGCTCTTCGCCCGCCGCGACGATGCGTCCGTACAGATGTGCGTTTTCGGGTCGTAGCAGCGAGATCATCGCCGCCAATTGCTCGGGTGTCCCCGTCTGCATCTTGACATCAAAACCGGCTTGCAGCAGGGTGTTCAGTCGATCCAGGGCGTTGCCGCGGCACCGGGCAGTCGCTTCTTCGATGGCCGCGAGTTGAAGGCGGGCGCTGCGTTCGGCCAGCATCGTGATCAGCGCTTCCTTCGACGGAAACCAGTGGTAGAAGGCCCCTTTGGAGACGCCGGCATCCGCGATCAGATCGTTGAGGCTGACATTGTCGTAGCCGCGCGCAACGAACAGCGCCGCCGCGCGGTCCAGAATCTCGGCACGGCGAATGTCGGGATGCTTAACTACTCGCGGCATTCGCGCGATCCTGCTCGGCGGGCTTCGCGATCCAGCCCACGTAGGTCAGGTACGCGCCGACCAATGCCAGCACGCCGAAGATGACGCGCACCATTGGCAAGGCGGTGTGCTCGAGAGACTTGCCGGCCGAGTCGTAGACGTCCGGAATGGCCAGGATGAGGATTCCGCGGACGGCGAGGAACCACCCCAGCAGCGACACCAGAACCGCTGCGACACTTCGCCAAGACTGGTGAAACGCGATGATGACGCTGCCCCACATCAGCAGAATCGCCCCAAGCTCCCACTGCCACATGGGATCACGACTGAATTCGTCCAGCAGCACCGGCATCTGCGATGCCGCTCGGACGGCGATGATGGACGGCACGATCAAGAAGAACGGCCCGAACGCGCGCGCGAACATTCGGGTACGAATCTGCGAGGGGTCTGGCTGGCTCATTGCTACCTCCAAAAGGTGAACGCCGGTACAGTAACCGACCAGTGGTCGGTATGCAAGACCGGTGGTCGGTTGGCGGCGCACGCGTGTTTGGCCGCTGTCGGGGTATCCCGACGGAGTGAACTTCGCCCAGGACATCAAGGACTTCTTGATGACCCGGCGCGCGCGAATCACACCCGAACAAGTGGGCTTGCCCCCGGGCCGGCGTCGCCGCGTGCCCGGATTGCGGCGTGCAGAAGTCGCTCAACTGGCCGGCGTGAGCATCGACTACTACACGCAGGTCGAGCGGGGAAATGTAGCCGGCGTCTCCGCCGACGTGCTGCGCGCCATCGCCCGCGCCCTCCGACTCGGCGAGGCGGAGGAGACCCATCTGTTCGATCTTGTTCGCGCAGCCACCGGCAAGGGCGATCGGACCCCTTCGGCGCGCACCGCGGGGGCGACCATGCCGGACGGGGTGCAGGAATTGCTGGACAGCATGGTCACCGCGCCGGCGATCGTGATCAACGGCCACCTCGACCTGATAGCCGCCAACGCGCTCGGGCGTGCGCTGTACGCACCCGTCTTGGCCGGAGCGAAGGCGATGCCGAACCTGGCCCGGTTCATGTTTCTCGACGCCACCGCCGATCAGTTCTTTCCCGACTGGACCCGCGAAGCAGACGATGTGGTCGCGCTGCTCCGCGCCGAAGCGGCACGCTCGCCCGACTCGCCGGCCGTCTCCGTCCTTGTCGGTGAGCTCGCTACCCGCAGTGAGCGATTCCGCACCAGCTGGGCGGCCCACAATGTCAAGGCACATCGCCACGGCGTCAAGCGATTCCGGCATTCCGTCGTCGGGGAACTGTCGCTGACCTACAACGTCTTCGATATCACCGGCGTCGGCGGGCTGTCGTTGATCGGCCATAGCGCCGAATCGCGGTCACCATCCGACGAAGCACTGCGGCTGCTGGCCAGCTGGACCGCGTCAAAGCAACGATCGCGCAGCTAAGATCGCCGGGTGTCGATTGCGTTGCTTCGTGAGATGTTCGATCGGATGGTCGTCGCAAAGAATGCCGAACTCATCGAGCGCTATTACCATCCCGACTTCGTGATGACCTCGGACGGGTTGACGCAGACTTTCGCCGAATTTCGGGACAGCCATCGCGAGATCTACACCACCGGAATCAGCTACGCGATCGAATACGACGAGCAGGCGTGGGTCCAGGCCGAAGACAAGGTCGCCGGCCGGGTGTGGATCACCACGTCACGCCCGGAGGAGGAGCCGACCCGAATCGAGGTCGTGCTTATCGCCGCGTTCCGCGACGGCCGGATCCACCGAGTCTGGGAGACGACCTGGCCAAGCTGGCGCAACGTGACCGCGCTGGAAAACTATTGAAAGTCTTCGTGTTTCGCGGCGCCACTAACCTTTGAGTCGCTGGATCAATTGGTCGGCGACGTTGCGGCCGCTGAGCACGGCCCCGATCACGGTGGACGGATTCTTGACATCGACCGCCTCGCCCGCCAGGTAGAGCCGGTCGCCGATCGGTTCCTGCAGGCGCCGGCGGTCTTCGAGACCGGAACCGGGTGCGTGGAATGAGTAGCTGCCCCACGCATACGGGTCGGTGCTCCAACTCGATGTGCGGACTTCCACCGGGGTGATGCCGCCGAACAGCTGGCGAGCGATGGGCAGCGCCCGGGCCGTCACATCAGCGACCGACGACGTCTCCACCCCCCGGCCGCGGTCGCCGGCATTGAATGCCACCACGATCGGCCCGGCGGCGCTCGACAACGTGAACCACTGTGCCCACGCGCCCGGGTCGGTACCCATGAAGAGATAAAAGGCGTTGTCCGTCTTCCACGTTCGCTGGTCGAATCGGAAGAAGCTTTTGGACAGCACGCCGAATCCCAGCGCGTTCACCGCGCGGGCATGTCCCTCGGGCAGCGGCGGGTCGAAGGCTATCGAACCGGCCTTGAGCACCCCGAGGGGAACGGTGACAATCGCGGCGGGCCCTTCGAACGATTGGTTTCCGGCGTGCACGACGACGGCGTCGTCTCGTCGGGTGATCGCAGTCACCGCCGTATTGAGGACGATCTGAAGGCCATCGGCGAGTAACTTCGGCAGGGCGTCGTACCCGTTGGTGATGACGGCTTGGTCCCCGTCCGCGTAATCACCGGCGTCAAATGTCGTGGCGGAGAGCTGGTCTGCGCCGGCCGCGTATTCGTCCTCGATCTCGGTGGCGACGAAGAACGCCAGCTGGGCGCGGTCCGAGGTGGAAAGCTGTTCGCGTTTGGCCGCGGCGTCGACGGCGGCACCGACACTCCCGCCGTTGACCCGGTCACAAGCCCGCTCGACGAAGGTGCGCCAGGGGTCGGGGTCGTAGTCCATCGGCGCGAGCCGGGGATCCACCGCCAGCTTCGCCCATCCGTTGTAGTCGGTCGGGATGACCTGGGCCCGCGCCTTGCGGGCCAGGTTCATCATCGGCCCGTTGGCCGTGCCATGGATCCAGGACGCGCCCATCTCGATCGGCACGCCCCAGTCGCGGTTGGTATAGACGCGGCCGCCGATACGATCGCGGGCCTCGATCAGGCGCACCGGCCATCCCGCGTCGACCAGACTGCGCGCCGCGGCAAGCCCCGCCATGCCGGCACCGACGATGAGGACCGACTGAGTGTCCGGCTTGAGCTCCGGCGGCGGTGGTGGCGGCGCCGAATGATGACCCGATGGGCAGGCGGCCACCAGGCCACCAGTGACCGCGCTCATCGTTGCTGTGAGCAACGCCCGACGCGACATCGGGGACATGACAATCAGCCTCTCACACGGTAACCGGTGCCGTGCCGCGGTTTGCACGTTACCGAAGAATTGTGTGCTGCGATTCGGCGCGCGGGCTTTGGTGAAATTGCATTGTTGGACGCCCGTGCCGATATAGGATCGCTGCATCCAGAGTGCGGCGACGGAGCCGTGTTCGAGGGGGGAGCTGGCGATGAGTGCTCGGCGATCGACACCTGTGTTAGACCCACTGCCCGAGGTATTGCCGCCGAGCCGCGCTCTGACCGTCCGCGCGGTCGACGGCACCCCGCTGCACACGGAAATCTTCGGGCCGGCCGACGGCTATCCGATTGTGCTGACCCACGGCATCACCTGCGCGATCCGAGCGTGGGCGTACCAGATCGCGGACTTGGCCGCCGATTATCGGGTTATCGCTTTCGACCACCGCGGGCATGGCCGCAGTGGCGTTCCGCGGCGCCGCGACTACAGCCTCAAACACCTTGCGTCCGACCTGGATTGCGTGTTGGAGGCGACGGTGGCGCCGCATGAGCGCGCCGTGCTGGCCGGGCACTCGATGGGCGGCATCACTATCGCCGCGTGGTCGGCGCGTTACCGCCACAAGGTCCACCGGCGCGCCGACGCCGTCGCATTGATCAACACGACCACCGGCGACCTGGTCCGCCAGGTGAAGCTGTTGTCGGTGCCGGGCCAGTTGTCACCGGCGAGAGCGATGGCCGCCCGGCACGTCATCAACACGTTCGGTGGCTTACCGATTCCGAGTGCGGCGCTGTACGCCAGTCGCTCGTTTGTCGCGATGCTGGCGGTCGGAAAGGGTGCCGACCCGAGCGCGGCGAAACTCATCCACGAGTTGTTCGCGCAGACATCGCCCGCCGGGCGCGGTGGTTGTGCGAGGACGCTCGTCGAAGCGCTCGGCTCGCGCCACCTGGACCTGTCCGGGTTGACGGTGCCGACGCTGATCATCGGCAGCGAACACGATCGGCTGACGCCTATCGGCGCGTCCCGCGAGATCGCCCGGACCGCGCCCAACGTCGTCGGCCTTATCGAGCTGCCGGGCGGCCACTGCTCGATGTTGGAACACCATCGTGAGGTCACCGGCCAGCTGCGGTTGCTGGCCGAATCCGTGACCCTGCCGGTCGCGCAGATCAGCTCATAGCAGGGCGGTGACCTCGGCGGCCGCTCGCTGGCCGGACCTGACGGCTCCGTCGAAAAAGCCGGTCCATTCGTCGGCGGTCTCGGTACCGGCCCAGTGAATCGGCCCGACCGGTTCGCGCAGCCACGGCCCGAACCGCGTCCATGATCCCGGCGGTACCGCCGCGGTCGGGCCGCCCGGAGCGAAATCCTCGGTGCCCCAACGATGATCTACATAGTCGAGAGGCTTGAGCGCCTCGTCGCCGAACAGGGACGCGAAGCAACGCAACGCGTCGCGGCGGCGCTGATCGGTGGGCAGTGAGTCGAACGCCCGGGCGTCGACAAAGCCCAACAGGATGCCCGGCCCGTCGGCGTGCGGGGTTACGTCGAAGGTGATGAACACCGGGCCCTTGTCGGAGAGCGCTTGCCCCGAGAACCCGTTGGCCCGCCAGAACGGCGTCGAATACGCGGCGAAAGCCTTGCTGAGCCGGCCCTGCGGCCATTGCCCGGCCAGTTGTTGGTACTGCGCGGGTAGCGGGGGAGCGAACTCGATGGATGCCCGATGAGCCGGCGGGATCGCGACGATGACGAACCCGGCGTCGGCCGCACCGCGGTCGGAAGTGACCGTGACGCCCGAACCGTGCCTCTCGATGCGGCGGACCGGCGCGTTCAGCACCACACGCGCGCCCAGTTCGTCGGCCGCGGCCCGGGCGATCTGCTGGGTACCACCCGGGAAATGATCCTGCTGGGCGCCGTCCTCGACGTCGAGCATCCGGTCCAGACCACCCGCGGCGCGTATGTAGCGCACCGCGTGCAGCATCGACACGTCGTCGAGTTCGCATCCCCAGGTCACCCGGGCCATGATGGCCATCAGGTCGCGAGACGAAGCGGTAGCGCGCACCGAGCGCAACCACTGTCCGAACGACAGGCCGTCAAGCTCGGGGGCGCGGCGCGCATCCCACGGCGTGTCCACCGCAATGCTGCGGGCGATTCTTTCGAATTGCCAACGCAGCCTGCCGATATCGAGCAAACCGGTCAGCGAAAGCTTGGGGATGGTGCCCTGGTATGACCGGGTCCAGCCGCGCCAGTGGATGACGTTTTTGCCCGCGTGGTGAGTAGGTATGGTCGGGATCTGCAGCTCGGCCGCCAGCGCCAGCACAGCGTCCTGGGTCGGACCCACGAACGCGCCGCCCATATCCACCGGCAATCCGGCGACGCTACCGGTGAACGAACGCCCGCCGACGCGGTCTCGGCCCTCGAGGACAACGACGTCATGACCCTGTCGCGCCAGCTCTCGCGCCGCGGTGAGGCCGGCAAAGCCAGCGCCGACCACCACAACATCGATGCTCCAGGACGGCCTTGTCACGTCCTCTAGTCAACCGCATCATCAGGCGCCGGCGGTAGCGCGGTCGGCGCGGACGTTCGCCTCACGGCGATAGCAACCGTATGCCGCCGTCGATGTCGCGGCTAATCTGCGATTACGTGATCACCACTGAGGCGGCCGCTACTGCCGACACGAGAACGCAGCTACGAACTGTAGCTCTGGGCAGCATGATCGGCACCACGATCGAGTGGTACGACTTCTATTTGTACGCGACAGCGTCGGCGCTCGTGTTCAAACCGCTGTTCTTTCCTCATGTCTCGTCGACGGCGGGAACATTGGCCTCCTTTGCCACCTATGCGGCAGGCTTCGGGGCCCGGCCGATCGGCGCCGTCATCTCCGGCCACTTCGGGGACCGGTTGGGGCGCAAGGCCGTTCTCGTCGTCGCCCTGCTCACGATGGGTCTCGTCACGACCGCGATCGGGCTGCTGCCCACCTACGCTCAGGCGGGGCTGCTTGCCCCGGCACTGCTCGCGGCGCTGCGGGTGCTGCAGGGGCTTGCGGTGGGTGCAGAATGGGGCGGTGCCGCCGTGCTATCGGTCGAACATGCGCCCCCCGGGCGCCGTGGACTGTTCGGCAGCTTCACCCAGCTGGGTTCGCCCGCCGGCATGTTGCTGGCGACGTCCGTCTTCTATCTGACCCGCAAGATCGCCGGTAGCGCGGCGTTCCTGGCGTTCGGGTGGCGGATTCCTTTTCTGTTCAGTGCCGTTCTGGTGGGGCTCGGGTTGTTCATCAGGCTGCGGCTCACCGACGCCGCGGTGTTCGACCGCGTCAAAAAGCGCGATGAGCTCTCGGCGCTTCCGGTGCTGGATGTGCTGCGCAGCCAGCCTCGTAATGTGTTGATTACTACCGGGTTGCGAATGTCTCAGATCGCGCTGTTCGTATTGCTCACCACGTATTCGCTGACCTACCTGCAAGATTCGTTCGGCAAGGGCAGTGGGGTCGGTTTGATCGCGGTGCTGATATCGTCGGCGCTCGGTTTGGTCAGCACGCCAGGCTGGGCAGTGTTGTCCGATCGCTTCGGTCGGCGGCCGCCCTATTTGTTCGGCGCGGTGGCCGGGGTGGTGGCCCTGGTGTTGTTCTTCGTGGCCGCGGCAAGCGGGTCGGCAATCGCTGTGGTGTTCGCGATTGTGTTCGGCGTCAACGTCGTTCATGACGCGATGTACGGGCCGCAGGCCGCGTGGTTCGCCGAACTCTTCGACACCAGGGTGCGTTACAGTGGATCGTCGCTGGGTTACCAGATCGGGGCCGTGCTCTCGGGCGGGTTCGCGCCGCTGATCGCGGCGGCTCTGCTGGTCGCCGGTGGCGGTAGGCCGTGGTTGATCGTGGGGTATTTCGCGGTACTGGCGGCAATCACAGTCGCCGCGGCTTATGCGGCACGGGAAACGTATGCGGATCAGATCGAGTGAGCGCGATGAGCAGGATCTACCTGAATGCCTTCGACATGGCGTGTGTCGGGCACCAGTCGGCGGGGCTGTGGCGTCACCCTGAGGATCAGGGTTACCGATATCGCGAACTCGGCTATTGGACCGACCTGGCCCGAATCCTGGAAGCCGGTGGCTTCGATGCGCTATTTCTCGCCGACGTGCTCGGCGTCTACGACGTCTACGGCGCGTCTCGCGATGCGGCAGTCCTCGACGCTGCGCAGTTCCCGGTCAACGACCCGACTGCCGCCGTCTCGGCGATGGCGGCGGTGACCGAGACGCTGGGCTTCGGGATCACGCTGTCGCTGACCTACGAGCAGCCCTACGCGCTGGCACGCAGGTTGTCGACGCTGGATCACCTCACCGACGGGCGCGTGGCGTGGAACATCGTCACCTCGTATCTGGACAGTGCGGCGCGCAACCTCGGCCTGGACGCCCAGATCCCGCACGACCAGCGCTACGAGATCGCCGACGAATACCTCGAGGTCTGCTACAAGCTGTGGGAAGCGTCGTGGGAATCCGACGCGGTGGTGCGCGATCCCGCGCGCGGAGTGTTCACCGACCCGGCCAAGGTGCACGACATCGAGCACAAGGGACGCTACTTCTCGGTTCCGGGTCCGTTCTTGTGTGAACCGTCGCCACAGCGCACACCGGTGCTGTTCCAGGCCGGCGCCTCGCCGCGCGGTGTCAAATTCGCCGCCGCCAATGCGGAAGCCGCGTTCATCTCCGGCCCGACTCCGCAGATCGTGCGCGGCCCCGTGCGCGCGCTGCGGGAGGCCGCTGCCGCGTTGGGCCGGGACCCCCGCTCCATCAAGGTGTTCACCATGGTGACCCCGGTGGTCGCCGAGACGCACGAGCAAGCGCTGGCGAAGCTGGCCGAATACCGCCAATTCGTCAGCACCACAGGTGCATTGGCTTTGTTCGGCGGCTGGACCGGGGTCGACCTGGCCGAGCTTGGTGACGACGATCCATTGCGCTACAGCGAGACCGATGCCAACCGGTCCGCGCTGGCCTCCTTCACCACCGACGAGCGAACATGGACGGCGCGGGAACTCGCCGAAGAGATCGGCATCGGCGGTCGTGGCCCGGTGCTGGTGGGTTCGCCCACCGAAGTCGCCGACGAACTCGAGCGTTGGGTCGACGAGGCCGACGTCGACGGATTCAATCTCGCCTACGTGACGACCCCCGGGACGTTCGTCGACTTCGCGAGACTGGTTGTGCCCGAACTGCGTCGGCGCGGGCGGGTACCAGAGCACGTCGCACGCGCCACGTTGCGCGAACGGCTCGGCGGTAGGGGGCCGCTATTGCCGGACGATCATCCCGGCGCGGGGTACCGGCGCTGAAGACGTTCGGCGCGAAAAAGCTACGGCGCAACTCGTCCGGGCCCACGCCAAGGTGGTTGACAAATGATCGATCATTGCGCAAAGTAGGCAGCGCGAGGCCGATGGTCGGCCTCTCGAGCCGAAGGCAACAACATCCGCTCTACTCGAGCCGAGGAACCGATGACAGCAATAACCACGCCCAATTCCACGCGTGCCTATGACGATTGGCGTCTCGCGGATATCCCGCACTACCGGGAGGGGATCAGCACCTACGAGTTCGTGCGCGCCACGCATGAGGCGGACTACCGGACGTATCAGGCCGAGGCCGTGGCCGGGCGGTCGTTCGGCTTCAACGGAATCGGTCGGCTGACCGAGGTTGCCCTGCACATGCCGACCGAGCACACGCTCCACGACCAGAGCTCCCAGTACAAGGAAAATCCAGCGTTTTTCCAGCGACTGATGGGGGTGCCGGATCGTGGTCCCGTCGACCTCGCGGCGTTCCGGCGAGAAACCGAAGAACTGGCAACCGCTTTCGAGAATAACGGCATCATCGTGCACTGGATCGATTACCCGGAAGAGCCGACCAATCCGTACGGACCGCTGATGGGCCACGTATTCCTGTCCTGGGGCTCGATCTGGCGCGGGGGCTCCGTCATCTCGCGTTTCGGGTTCCTACCCGGCATGGTCGGGGTCAGCGAGTACCTCGCTAAGTGGGCATGGAACACGCTCAATATTCCTCCGCTTGTCGCCATCACCGAAGGCGCCATGGAGCCGGGGGCGTGCAACATGATCGCCGAGGAGGTTTTGGTCACCTGCCTATCGGCCTCCTACGATCAGCGAGGAACCGACCAGTTCGTCAACGCGATCTCCAAGACCAGTGGTACGGCCGAGTTTTACAACCTCCAACTCCGGCCCGCCGTAGAAGGCTTCTTCAATCAGGCTACTGGCGCCTGCGCCCACCCAGACATCAACATCAACGCAATCGATGTCGGGAAACTGGTCGTCTCTCCGGCGGCGCTGGATTGGGAGGCGCGTACCTGGTTGCACGACAATAACTTCGAGCTGATCGAAGCCGACCCGCAGGAGCAGCGCGACTTTCTGGCGCCATGCAACGTGCTGTTGCTCGAGCCCGGCAAGGTGATCGCACATGCGGACTGCCACACCACCAACGAGAAAATCCGCGCCGCGGGCGTGGAGGTGATCGAGGTGACCGGCACGGAGATCCGCAAGGCGTGCGGAGGCATAAAGTGCCGCGTTATGCAGATCAACCGAGAGCCGGGTCCGACTCTGCAGGACGTTCGGAACAGGGTTTGGCGTTAGACCCGGCAGCTGTGGTGCGCAGCGCGTAGCACCCTAAAGTTAAGCAGTGTCCAACACTCCCGACGCTCGGACCGAAGTCCGCGGCATGCCGCTTCGAGAACAGATTCTGGGTGTGCTTCTCGACGGGCTGATCAGCGGCCGTTGGCAGCCAGGTGACCGGATCGTTGAACGGCAGGTCGCCGCCGAATTGGACGTCAGCCAGGCCCCAGTCCGGGAGGCGCTGCGAGATCTGGAGACGCTGCGACTCGTCAGCTCGGTGCCGAACAAAGGCGCGCGGGTGCGCGACATCGGCCCGGATGACCTGTTGGAGATGTATCCGGTGCGGGCGGCCCTGGAGGGTTTGGCCGCCTCGATTGCGGTGGACAGGCTCCGCGGAGACGTGACCGCGTTGCAGCGGCATGCCGACGAGATTCGCACGGCCGCGGAGTTGGGCGACATCGGCATGCAGGTCCGCGCCGGTGTCGCCTTCCACCGCGAGATAGTCGCCAGCGCCGGTAACCGAGTTCTGCTGGCTGTATGGGAATCACTCGGAATCGAGGTGTGGACCAACCTGTCGATTCGCCTGCTGCGCACCGAGTTGCACGCTAACGCCGACGACCACACGGCGATCGTCGACGCCTTCGCGAGGCAAGATCCGAACGTCGACGCATTACTGCGCGAGCATGTGATGTCGTACTGCCACGGAAGTCCAACCGCGCCCCACGACGGCGTGACTGGAACTTCTGCGACGAATCGAAATCGGCGCCGAAAAGGCTAGGGCGCCACCGTTAACCAGTCGGCGAATCCGGACGGGTCGTGGCGGCCCAGCGCGCCGTGCTCGTAGAGGCCCCAGCCCTCGACCGGAGCCTTGTCGCCCTCGCGGCAGACCGCGCGGCCGACATGGTCGATCACCCCGAAGCCGGACCGCCCGATGATCGCCGGGTCGGTCATGTTGTACGTCAGGCGTTCGGCGAACTTCTCGCCCTTCCACATGCCGTGTATCCAGTCCGAGTCGCCGCCGTAGCCGCCACCGACGTGAATTGGCACCGGCAGTTTGGACTCGACGTCGAAGCGGACGGGGGCGCCGTCGGGAGTGATGGCGTCGATCGTGGCGCCCGTCGGAATGCGGGTGCCGGATCGGTAGTGGATCTTGACCCGGGGCCAGCCCATTTGCTCGACCCGGCCGTCGCGCCAGATGCGGGTGCAGTCGTTGAGCGAGCGGAAACCGTCGGGCTCCTCCTGAATGATCAGCACGATGGCGAAGTCGTCGAAAGCCATTGGCACGTAAAGCCACCACATGCCT
The DNA window shown above is from Mycobacterium sp. Aquia_216 and carries:
- a CDS encoding DNA topoisomerase IB codes for the protein MRLRRSALGGPGIARKRRGTGFTYYGPDGNLLADDAARQRIKELVIPPAWQKVWISPHPNDHIQAVGTDAAGRRQYLYHSAWQQERAEEKFDRVLDLSTRLPDFRVRIVDDLSRRGASRERVLALGLRLLDRGYFRSGGEQYAEEHESYGIATLLCDHVTVHRDAVEFDYPAKSGVQRTVAVEDAGVVRAVRSLMRRGERGERLLVYRNASGWMDVRAEDLNTRFKEIVGDEFTVKDLRTWHGTVLAAAAFTDADPPVSQRVVKRVEAAVMKEVAQELGNTPAVARGSYVDPRVVTGYEQGLTIAAATQRAERARRPDAAQEILEKATRLLIRRVAKAGGASQLSGLAKSA
- a CDS encoding nuclear transport factor 2 family protein translates to MSIALLREMFDRMVVAKNAELIERYYHPDFVMTSDGLTQTFAEFRDSHREIYTTGISYAIEYDEQAWVQAEDKVAGRVWITTSRPEEEPTRIEVVLIAAFRDGRIHRVWETTWPSWRNVTALENY
- a CDS encoding TetR/AcrR family transcriptional regulator, producing MPRVVKHPDIRRAEILDRAAALFVARGYDNVSLNDLIADAGVSKGAFYHWFPSKEALITMLAERSARLQLAAIEEATARCRGNALDRLNTLLQAGFDVKMQTGTPEQLAAMISLLRPENAHLYGRIVAAGEELSRPFLTRVIADGVAEGVFHTFDPEGVADIIQGLAARTSSNVVQIVDATDAPGREHAIDVLTARFKLHGLAVDRVLGLPDGSITVLSRAQVEMMVAPLPRDY
- a CDS encoding helix-turn-helix transcriptional regulator, whose product is MNFAQDIKDFLMTRRARITPEQVGLPPGRRRRVPGLRRAEVAQLAGVSIDYYTQVERGNVAGVSADVLRAIARALRLGEAEETHLFDLVRAATGKGDRTPSARTAGATMPDGVQELLDSMVTAPAIVINGHLDLIAANALGRALYAPVLAGAKAMPNLARFMFLDATADQFFPDWTREADDVVALLRAEAARSPDSPAVSVLVGELATRSERFRTSWAAHNVKAHRHGVKRFRHSVVGELSLTYNVFDITGVGGLSLIGHSAESRSPSDEALRLLASWTASKQRSRS
- a CDS encoding flavin monoamine oxidase family protein; this translates as MSAVTGGLVAACPSGHHSAPPPPPPELKPDTQSVLIVGAGMAGLAAARSLVDAGWPVRLIEARDRIGGRVYTNRDWGVPIEMGASWIHGTANGPMMNLARKARAQVIPTDYNGWAKLAVDPRLAPMDYDPDPWRTFVERACDRVNGGSVGAAVDAAAKREQLSTSDRAQLAFFVATEIEDEYAAGADQLSATTFDAGDYADGDQAVITNGYDALPKLLADGLQIVLNTAVTAITRRDDAVVVHAGNQSFEGPAAIVTVPLGVLKAGSIAFDPPLPEGHARAVNALGFGVLSKSFFRFDQRTWKTDNAFYLFMGTDPGAWAQWFTLSSAAGPIVVAFNAGDRGRGVETSSVADVTARALPIARQLFGGITPVEVRTSSWSTDPYAWGSYSFHAPGSGLEDRRRLQEPIGDRLYLAGEAVDVKNPSTVIGAVLSGRNVADQLIQRLKG
- a CDS encoding heme-binding protein is translated as MNSSSIVARRRVAGISAGCLLGGMAIGIVAAPAAVAAPDCSPAGVNATVSSVQGAAEQYLAAHPGANQVVSAAYGQPRAEAASNLRGYFTAHPQEYYDLRGILSPIGDTERQCNVSALPGNLESAYHEFMAG
- a CDS encoding alpha/beta fold hydrolase codes for the protein MSARRSTPVLDPLPEVLPPSRALTVRAVDGTPLHTEIFGPADGYPIVLTHGITCAIRAWAYQIADLAADYRVIAFDHRGHGRSGVPRRRDYSLKHLASDLDCVLEATVAPHERAVLAGHSMGGITIAAWSARYRHKVHRRADAVALINTTTGDLVRQVKLLSVPGQLSPARAMAARHVINTFGGLPIPSAALYASRSFVAMLAVGKGADPSAAKLIHELFAQTSPAGRGGCARTLVEALGSRHLDLSGLTVPTLIIGSEHDRLTPIGASREIARTAPNVVGLIELPGGHCSMLEHHREVTGQLRLLAESVTLPVAQISS